DNA from Rubripirellula lacrimiformis:
GATATCGCGGAAAGCCGACTTGTCGCGAGGAATGAAGAAACCACGGTTACGTGCTTTGTTCAAACCCATTGCCCAGCTGTTGGGCGTCAAGTTGCCGTTTTTGCCACCGTTCCAACGATTCATGTTGTCGCCAACACAAGGGGCGTAGTTGGTACGTCCCATCGCAGGAGCACCCTGGCCTGGGTCGCTTGGGCAACGCAGGAAAGGAAGGTCGGTCATCCAAGGCGAGTAGTAGTTCCGGTCAGATCCGCCTGGTGTTGGCGTTGGTCCCATGGGTGGGAACGTGATGTCCGGAGTGCCGTCACCATTGGTGTCAGCAGGGAACGGATTCGAAATCTGTTCCCAGGTTGCTTGAGCTTCGACGAACGGGGTCAAACCAACCAACATCGTCAGCAATTCGTGATTGCCGAAGTTGTTGTTGTTCCACCAATCATTCGCACCACCGGGACCCGCATTCAGCGGAGCAACGGGAGTCGTGCCGCCGTAATTGGTAGGCAACTGACTGAAAGCCGAGTGATAGTTGTGAACAGCCAATCCCAATTGCTTGAAATTGTTGCTACAGCTCATTCGACGAGCAGCTTCTCGTGCAGCTTGGACGGCTGGCAATAGCAGCCCCACCAAGACGCCGATGATGGCGATCACCACGAGGAGCTCGACCAGCGTAAAGCCGGCTCGAGGTTTCAAACGATTCAACATAAGGACTTCTCCAAAACGAAACAACGAAAAAGAAAACGCAAAAGAGTTCGAAAACAAGGGCGACATCTCTGCCGCCCTTTCGCTTGGCAAGCAATGAATCCTCGGTCGCGGATACAACCGGAAACCGATTCAAAGCGAGCCACTTGTGTATCTATGCAAGATTCGCAAATAGCAGACGGAAAACTAGTTCCCCATCTGTGCTGCCATTTCCTTGTCATATTCTGCTTGCTCAGCAGCGGTCAGCTCGACCGATTCTTCGGCGGCTTCCGGTGCAACCACTTCTGGTCCGCTGCCACCGCAACCGGTCAGCGAGAAGGAGAAACAGGCGGCCAAGAATGCAAGTGAAAGCAATTGTTTCATCAGGGGTAAATCCTTTCCTGGTCGTCGGCGCGCACATTTCCTACGCGACGGACGATTTAAAATTGAGATGCGCGGTAGCAACCGCGGTGTAAGAAAAACGCTCATCCGTTATCTTACCGTGAAGGCGCGTATCCACCGCCTTAAAAGGTGTCGCGGAGGTAAAAAATGTTAAAAAAGGTGCCTTCAACGCCATTTTCTTGGCGGATACCCCACCCCGATGGGTTGTTCCCAGGCTATTCTGGTGCTGATGCACACATGGACACACCCCGTCGGGGTGGGTGGTTCAGGGATCCAAGCGGAAAGCGTCCGCGTGGGACTCTGCGATAACCCAGGACAAATCACCTGTCAGCCCATCGAAATCTTGGGTTTGCCCACTGGGCCAAGTCACCGAGACCCGAACCGGTCCCTGATGATCCCCTAACCCCAGCACGATCTCGGGCTCGTCGCGGCAAAGATAGCCGTCACCGGTGGTCACTTGGTGATGATAGGTGCGATCCCCCGCGAAAACCTTGACCGAAGCCCCGATGGGATCTCGACAGGACTGGGTTCCGACCAACCGGAGTCGGATCCAGTGATGCGAAGTCGGGGTGCGATTGACCAAAATGGCGGACTTTTCGTTCAAATTCGTGACCGCGACGTCCTGCAACCCATCGCGATCGAAGTCCAGCCGCGCCATCGCTCGGCCCACGTGGGGAACGCCCCAATAGCCGCTTTCGTCATCGACTTTCTGGAGTTGATAGCGGCGATCTTTGAACACCAGCAACTGCATCGGCTGTTTGAACGGGCCAGTGGAGTCGGTGGAATCGTCGATGTAGCCGTTGGTGACGATCAGTTCGGGCAATCCATTCAGATCAAAATCCACCGCAGCGGTCCCGAAACCCAAAACATCAAAGCTGTGCCGATGCATGCCGGAACGAATAGAAAAGTCCCGAAACCCCGACTGGCAGCCATGAAAGAGCGATGATGGTTCGTTTTGAAAGTTGGTGATGTGCAGATCGGTAAGACCGTCCTGGTTCAAGTCGGCAGCCGCGATTCCCATCGATGCCGATGGATTCCCGTAGCTGCCAAACGCACAGCCACGAACCATCGCGTTCTCTTTCCAGTTCCGATCTTTCCCCGACGAACAGCTCCACAATCGATCGTTCCTTTGGTCGTTGCCGACAAAGATAGGGTTTCCGCCGGATGAATCTTGATGAGGGTTTCGAAGACCGACGACGATTCCCAACGACGTGTCGGGATTCTCCATCTTTGGCGAAATCACTTCGGTGGCATCCGATTCCCAGCCCTGTTCGGTTCCGAAGACGACAAGGTTCGGGGCGCCGGCAAAACTAGCGGGCCCGATCAGATACGTTGGACGGCCCTGTTCGTTGCGTGGTGGCTTGTCCCAAATCTTCTCGCTTTCGGCGTACGCCAAGACGATCAAATCCATCCATTGATCCGCGTTAACGTCAGCAATCGCAATCGACGCAGGCATCCATGTGGTTGGCTTGGTGATCATCACATCGCGGCGAAACGTGCCGTCGGTGTTATTGGTCAGCACGACAACGGATCCGAACTGATTGATCGCCAGGTCGTCAAATCCATCCTGATTCCAGTCGCCGGCGGTGACACCGATCGAATAGGAATCTTCGGATGATCCGGCCCATTGGCTGACCTCCACGACTTTTTGGCCCAGGTTTCGGTACAGCGGATTGGACGCGTCGGTCTTGAATTCAGGCGGATCCGCCGCCCCTTGGGCAAAATACAGATCACAGGCCCCGTCCAGGTCATAGTCCAACGCGGCCACACCGCCACCGAGAGCTTGGTAGATCGTGAAACCGTCTGACTGGTCGCTGGCGGCGACGCGAAACTGGTGATCCAACCCGACCGATTCGGCAACGTTGTTCCACCGTGCGGTTTCCGGTGGATTGGGACAGGAATGGTGTTTCCAAGCCAGTGGTGTCGCCCCGGATTGGCGCGATGCAAACGGGAACTTGCCGGCATCGCCCTTGGGCCATTTCATACCGGTCGGTGGAAACGCGTCCGGTGATTTTGCCAAGCGATTAAATTCAGTCTGCAGCGGCGTCATCTGCTCTGCCGAATCGCCCCGATGACTGGCAGCCATGGATCGCCATAACACAGCTTCCAAGGGTCGATCGAGCGGTTCCAGCCGATCGGCCAATTCATCCATTGTCTTCGCGATCGCGTCCCCTGCGGCGGGGTCATCTGTCCCGGTCATCGTTGCAATCTGATTGCTAAGCCGCATGGATTTCAGCAGATGTCGAAAGCGAACTTCCCATTTCTCGGCGCTGGTATCGTCGCCCGCCGTCAGGTAGGCCTGGCTAAGCCGCTGAATCGACGCGGCGTCGGTCCCGTCGATCGAAACCGCCACCGATAGTTGGGCGATTGCCGCATCCGTATCCCCCTGCCGCAGCGAAAGAATTCCTTTGGCGGCCCAGTAGTCCGAGTACATTTTTTGAAAGCGGTTGGCATCATCGATGCGTTTCAGAGCCGCTTCGTCCTGCTGGGATTCAGCCAAGATTCGAGTTCGAAACGCTTGCACGTCGGGCGGTACAAATTTGCCAGGCGATTCATCTTCGGCAGCCTGGAATTCGCTAGCCAACAAATCGGCAGCCGCCTGATAGGACCTTTGCTTGAACAGTTCACGAGCCTTGGCAACCGCCCCGATCGAGTCGGCGGCAACGGTATCACCGACGGAAATCAAGGTTGCCAGTTCCGATCGCCGGATATCACCGCTACGGCACAACGACCGCAAGGATCGCTTGGCTGCGTGTGGACGCCCCATCTGGGTCAACAATTTGGCTAGTCGACGATGGACCATGGCGGAATCGGGAACCGCGGCAAGAATCTTTCGATAGCACCCGATGGCTTCTTCCGGACGGCCCAATTGAATCAACCATTCCGACGCCGTCCCGAGCGCTGGCAACGCGGCGTCCGAGTTCTGGATGATCGGCTGTTGAAGCGTCTGCACCGCGTTTTCGAGGTCTCCTTGGGCAGCCATCAATTGCGCAAGCGTAAATACGGCTACCGGATCGTCCGGGTTGGCGACCAAATGCGATCGCAGGATCGCGTCGGCCTCGGCAAAGCCCTGACTTTGGATCAGCATCTGGACATGTTCGGCCTGAAAAGGCACGACCTTCGATTCCACCACATCGGATCTGGCCGCAGCCGGATCGACATCATCCAGTGA
Protein-coding regions in this window:
- a CDS encoding DUF1559 domain-containing protein codes for the protein MLNRLKPRAGFTLVELLVVIAIIGVLVGLLLPAVQAAREAARRMSCSNNFKQLGLAVHNYHSAFSQLPTNYGGTTPVAPLNAGPGGANDWWNNNNFGNHELLTMLVGLTPFVEAQATWEQISNPFPADTNGDGTPDITFPPMGPTPTPGGSDRNYYSPWMTDLPFLRCPSDPGQGAPAMGRTNYAPCVGDNMNRWNGGKNGNLTPNSWAMGLNKARNRGFFIPRDKSAFRDILDGLSNTIAMAEIASDLGDGDKRTSLAVTTSGTYQTNPNHCEEQFLDPLRPQYWIDPDSPGTGQSPGDEPRGLGGGTSRGSRWANARPIFATVNTILGPNKGICADSWPENGAIAPPSSRHQGGVHVLMGDGAVKFITDSIDAGTANAPFPDPGAKSPYGLWGALGTRASKEVISEEF
- a CDS encoding FG-GAP-like repeat-containing protein: MRSDPVLDDHRPKKHLRPCSLLQGWFAVLLLLAIGCGPPSRAPTDQAPTDRAPTDQAPTDQAPTDQAPTDQAADPVAVQPGKNSLDDVDPAAARSDVVESKVVPFQAEHVQMLIQSQGFAEADAILRSHLVANPDDPVAVFTLAQLMAAQGDLENAVQTLQQPIIQNSDAALPALGTASEWLIQLGRPEEAIGCYRKILAAVPDSAMVHRRLAKLLTQMGRPHAAKRSLRSLCRSGDIRRSELATLISVGDTVAADSIGAVAKARELFKQRSYQAAADLLASEFQAAEDESPGKFVPPDVQAFRTRILAESQQDEAALKRIDDANRFQKMYSDYWAAKGILSLRQGDTDAAIAQLSVAVSIDGTDAASIQRLSQAYLTAGDDTSAEKWEVRFRHLLKSMRLSNQIATMTGTDDPAAGDAIAKTMDELADRLEPLDRPLEAVLWRSMAASHRGDSAEQMTPLQTEFNRLAKSPDAFPPTGMKWPKGDAGKFPFASRQSGATPLAWKHHSCPNPPETARWNNVAESVGLDHQFRVAASDQSDGFTIYQALGGGVAALDYDLDGACDLYFAQGAADPPEFKTDASNPLYRNLGQKVVEVSQWAGSSEDSYSIGVTAGDWNQDGFDDLAINQFGSVVVLTNNTDGTFRRDVMITKPTTWMPASIAIADVNADQWMDLIVLAYAESEKIWDKPPRNEQGRPTYLIGPASFAGAPNLVVFGTEQGWESDATEVISPKMENPDTSLGIVVGLRNPHQDSSGGNPIFVGNDQRNDRLWSCSSGKDRNWKENAMVRGCAFGSYGNPSASMGIAAADLNQDGLTDLHITNFQNEPSSLFHGCQSGFRDFSIRSGMHRHSFDVLGFGTAAVDFDLNGLPELIVTNGYIDDSTDSTGPFKQPMQLLVFKDRRYQLQKVDDESGYWGVPHVGRAMARLDFDRDGLQDVAVTNLNEKSAILVNRTPTSHHWIRLRLVGTQSCRDPIGASVKVFAGDRTYHHQVTTGDGYLCRDEPEIVLGLGDHQGPVRVSVTWPSGQTQDFDGLTGDLSWVIAESHADAFRLDP